Proteins found in one Triticum urartu cultivar G1812 chromosome 4, Tu2.1, whole genome shotgun sequence genomic segment:
- the LOC125553813 gene encoding uncharacterized protein LOC125553813 isoform X1, which yields MGAEHRAPLRPARHGRSEAGREAGMGRRWAPGICAMALLWLAAAAAEDPDPDELERAATTILLPQSIYFLQVINKVFGPFGRYLMPLGQKMMASSSFQLSLYCVGFFVMIWIATVMFKSNDILRKQTALKILVRQAAMVVKCVLPRKIDI from the exons atggGAGCCGAGCACCGAGCTCCTCTGCGCCCCGCCCGCCATGGGAGATCTGAGGCCGGCCGGGAGGCGGGGATGGGGCGCCGGTGGGCCCCTGGGATCTGCGCGATGGCGCTGCTCTGGCTCGCCGCGGCCGCAGCCGAAGATCCCGATCCCGACGAGCTCGAGCGCGC CGCGACAACAATTCTTCTTCCTCAAAGCATATATTTTCTCCAAGTGATCAACAAAGTGTTTGGTCCATTTGGAAG GTACTTGATGCCTCTTGGTCAGAAGATGATGGCGAGTTCCTCATTCCAATTGAGTTTATATTGTGTAGGTTTCTTCGTCATGATCTGGATTGCCACAGTCATGTTCAAGTCCAATGATATCTTGCGCAAGCAGACCGCTCTCAAG ATACTTGTCCGGCAAGCTGCTATGGTGGTCAAGTGTGTGCTGCCTAGGAAAATAGATATTTAG
- the LOC125553813 gene encoding uncharacterized protein LOC125553813 isoform X2 produces MGAEHRAPLRPARHGRSEAGREAGMGRRWAPGICAMALLWLAAAAAEDPDPDELERAYLMPLGQKMMASSSFQLSLYCVGFFVMIWIATVMFKSNDILRKQTALKILVRQAAMVVKCVLPRKIDI; encoded by the exons atggGAGCCGAGCACCGAGCTCCTCTGCGCCCCGCCCGCCATGGGAGATCTGAGGCCGGCCGGGAGGCGGGGATGGGGCGCCGGTGGGCCCCTGGGATCTGCGCGATGGCGCTGCTCTGGCTCGCCGCGGCCGCAGCCGAAGATCCCGATCCCGACGAGCTCGAGCGCGC GTACTTGATGCCTCTTGGTCAGAAGATGATGGCGAGTTCCTCATTCCAATTGAGTTTATATTGTGTAGGTTTCTTCGTCATGATCTGGATTGCCACAGTCATGTTCAAGTCCAATGATATCTTGCGCAAGCAGACCGCTCTCAAG ATACTTGTCCGGCAAGCTGCTATGGTGGTCAAGTGTGTGCTGCCTAGGAAAATAGATATTTAG